The following is a genomic window from Rutidosis leptorrhynchoides isolate AG116_Rl617_1_P2 chromosome 8, CSIRO_AGI_Rlap_v1, whole genome shotgun sequence.
ATTACGAAGCTTAAACTTTGTCTCATCAGACAATACTCCGCTAATTTTAATTTTCTGTTCTGGATGTTGCGAGTTTGCGATGATCATGCAGCTTCGAATTTGCTCGGTCTCACTAGGCTGTTGCTCTACTTGTTCTACGGCCGCGAGGCTTACATCATGCGTTTCTGACCTTATCGTTGCAATCCCTAGCGGTGTTGGGAACTTGATAAGTCCATGTACCGTGGAAGGGATAGCTGCTAATTTTTGCAAAGTCGTGCGCCCTAAAAGCGCATTATACTTTGAGTAGGACCTTACGACTGCAAATTCTACTGTCGTACTTCTCACTAATTCCTTATTATCATCGTCCACCAGCTCCAGCTCTAATTCAATGATCCCGATTGGCCATGCGGACTCACCAAAAAATCCTGATAACGCAGTGTTAGGAACCACTAGCTTAGCTCGCACAGCCCTTAGTAACAAGCGAAAACAGTGCTCGTACATTATATCAACACCGCAACCGGTGTCTACATGCAATCTCTTGATGATGTACCCGCAACTTTTGACACGTCATTTAATTGTAATGGGCGTATCCGAGGGTTCCTGTGCTATGGCCGAGAATGTGATGGGAATATTTTCCCATTCCTCAGATACCTCCAACTTGCGCCTCTGATTTATCCGTTCGCTGGTTACCATGTTTATGGTTTTATCCATTTCCTTTCCCTCATTCTTCTTTTGCCACGTATATTATTTTTCTCCCTTTGGCTTGTCGGCTTGTGCTCTTGAGCTTTTCTTCAAGTGTTGCAATCTTCCTTTTTTGAGTTCAGCAACAACTCTTTCAATTAAGTGCCGACATTCATTGGTCTCATGACCGTAATCATTGTGAAAATCACAAAATTTGCTTCTGTCTTTGTTTCCATAATACTTTGACAAAGGCACTGGGGGGTCGAAGCTTTTGCACACTGCCTCTgtagccaaaatttcttttggtgttttggTGAGGTCTTTTATTAACGTAACATTTTCAGCATGGCTGCTTTTGAACCTCTGGCTTCCTCCCCCTTTATTGTTGTTGAACTTGCGATACTTATCATTATGATAGGTACCACCCCTAGGTTGGCCATTACCACCATAACGTTTACCCGGCTCCAAACCTCTTCCCTGcacttaataataatcatcatcgatGTCCATGTTTGAAGAAGTATTTCTGAAATTCTACTTTATATCTTCTTGTGCCTGCATGTAATCATTCGTTTCTTTTACGGCTTTCGCGAAAGTTTCTGGCACTCTTCTTCGTAACCGTTGCCATAAAGACAGGTGTCTGTCAGTATCTATTCAATGAATAAAGCCGGATACCTTCTGGCTTTCTGGCAAGTTTTGTATCTTAGCCACCTCTTTGGTATATCTGTCTATTATTTCTCCCAAGCTCTCTTTTGATTTCTGCTTAATGTCGTGACATTCGACATGTGTTCTTTTGCGTGCGCGCAAATTGTGAAAGTTCAATAAAAACCTTGAGCGCAAATCCGCAAAACCTGTAATGCTTTGGGCTGGCAAATTATTGAACCattctgatgtgtgcgaggtggtgtacaaaatagttatatttttactacaaaatactattaaatacgatacaattttacacaagatttttatttatttacagaatggatatacctaaaccttgctacaacacttatatgtagtgtacctaatcgtacagttgtgtagtttttagtaagtccggttcgtcctcagggaactcgccaagtttaacgctatatttttttaacttataattgtaaaaatacaaaaatatatataagtagtattattattataaaagggggtttttaccgtttaatgaccggtttgtcgattttaaaactttagtcacagttaaaacctaatgtaaaatattaaaaataaattaatttaaagcgtgaagtaaataacgataatgaaattgcggtaaataaaagtgcgataaaataaaattgcgataattaaagagaatgataattaaaagtgcaattaaatacaatgacagtaaataaaagtgcgataattaaaagtgcaattaaatatgaaataaaggaaattaaatatgaaataaaggaattatgcttatttaaacttccgtaatcatgatgtttgacgtgttgattttagttttattaccatgggttaattgttctttgtcctggattattcaatatgtccatacggatttgtccataatagtccatcagtcataaatataaaatgcgagagtcttcgtcaaattatccttatacctgaagtcaaatattccaactaattggggattcgaattgtaacaaggtcttaatactttgtttaatgaatacaccaggttatcgactgcatgtaaaccaaggttttactactttgttaataattacaccaattacccttaaatgtaatccacccctgtttcaacaagtctattaactattaatccagttccgtgtccggtgaaatgaacaattattgatatttatagatatcccgcccaccgtacccagtcaaacgtatgtggttatatataaatacgtcaaattataagtttatatattaaattaacgaggtatcgtttagttaatatataaagaccattaatagcccatagtctaatttccacaagtgtcgttcttttgtccaaaccccaattatggtacaaagcccaattaccccgtcttaatattttagcccaacatcatgattacttcgatttaaataagcataataataacttagctacgagacattaaattaaaaaggttgaacataacttacaatgattaaaaatagcgtagcgttacacggacataatttcgacttacacccttacaacaatcgctaacatacccttattattagaatttaaaattaaaattaaaatataatatatatatatatatatatatatatatatatatatatatatatatatatacgttgagtgagAGATAGATGGAAAAGATATATGTttaatcgatcaccaaactgcgaatttataagggtgtggcctgactttttgggtcatgcgaccgcatggaaatccttcttcaaagccatgcgatcgcatggccagctgggatagctcaactttggttgttttcttcttgccgacggttttatataataatataatatatatttaattttaagaattaattatatattatattatattcatgtgcatagttgacttgtaatttttagtccgttgcgtcgagcattgagagttgactctagtcccggttccggattttcgaacgtcctaacgtacaatttaatatcttgtattttgcgttttgcgacttgtactcttgtaattttgagacgtttcttatcaataatttgaaccactttgattgtactttgtacttttgagctttttggtcgtttgcatcttcaattcgtcgaatctgtcttttgtcttcaccttttattatttaaacgaatattacttgtaaatagaacaattgcaactaaaagcttgtctttcttgagggataatgctatgaaatatatgttcgtttttagaattatcaattattcccacacttgagcgttgcttatcctcaagcaatatagtcttgaaataaaaatactagaatcacttctttattcttcacactttgtacatcagtgaattctacacggcggtataaacaatggtagtatcgatgtggtttacagtctcacatgactataaaaatttagatccttaaggaaattggatctttatgaaaacatttgatcttttgaaaattcaatctagtttttaccctagataagttttccggaataaccctttaccggtgtttgcaaattgtttttgtgggattggtgggtttcagatttgaaaattttagctcaaaacttgcggttttgtgtcacccacttgctaaccttgtattaggaaagcaacacgtccagtatacttgctccgtatattacctttcggtaaactaccgtccggttgtaaaggaaagcgttgaacaagcaactgttaaggcaatgtcccctgacatgcttttaattatggtttataacgtgtcggatgcaattactatcctttgtaagagcaatagtaaagcttaccctatagtttttttggtctggcacaaggtcctgtcttcgaccatgctatgcaactaccgtttttacggttgacacccgatttggttcaggtgacctaatgaattccaggtgaatttctaggattttacgttcaatggtaatgaacgcatttaaaaatgggttttcagaaaacaaatcgttttgtaattttgatcaaaatattttctcgttcaagctcgagtttagatatcatcgaatttcatgagtttgtaattctcaatctttaaagtcaatctcaaagattgagtaatatcagtcttaaaagctgatttttgatcttttaatgagattatcctttctgggggtctgattcattagtcttatcaagctaatttgcacggcgccctccccattttacgagacagatcctctcatggttaggataagtctgaccacttggcgaccctgtttgatgccgaggtccatggatttccagctgattttcaagaaaacttttcaaggtttttcg
Proteins encoded in this region:
- the LOC139863358 gene encoding uncharacterized protein encodes the protein MYEHCFRLLLRAVRAKLVVPNTALSGFFGESAWPIGIIELELELVDDDNKELVRSTTVEFAVVRSYSKYNALLGRTTLQKLAAIPSTVHGLIKFPTPLGIATIRSETHDVSLAAVEQVEQQPSETEQIRSCMIIANSQHPEQKIKISGVLSDETKFKLRNILASNTDVFAWKEADMTGVPREIAEHKLNANTSLTPVRQKKRGMAPERSEWLKAEVDKLVKANILREVRYQTWVANPVLVKNPDGSWCMCVYFTDINKACPKDNYPLPEID
- the LOC139863359 gene encoding uncharacterized protein; translated protein: MQGQKAKQSLELAPTTEKFLPHIANHPFTVTPVLPLTLGSYDGLSDPDDFLQKFKGTARTHSWGDAVACHMLPIVLQGVARECFADLRSRFLLNFHNLRARKRTHVECHDIKQKSKESLGEIIDRYTKEVAKIQNLPESQKGRGLEPGKRYGGNGQPRGGTYHNDKYRKFNNNKGGGSQRFKSSHAENVTLIKDLTKTPKEILATEAVCKSFDPPVPLSKYYGNKDRSKFCDFHNDYGHETNECRHLIERVVAELKKGRLQHLKKSSRAQADKPKGEK